A genome region from Candidatus Gorgyraea atricola includes the following:
- a CDS encoding 6-phosphofructokinase: MPKGIKPRTTRFARVRGKRIGVLTAGGDCPGLNAAIRAVAKTAILNYGMEVIGIKDGYLGLIENRYSLLSYNDVSGILTEGGTFLGSSNKANPFRHRSPSGKFRDVSNAALKNVKSMGLDALVCIGGDGTLNIAYRLYKKGLKLVGVPKTIDNDLSATDVTIGFDSAVITATEAIDKLHTTAQSHHRVMVIEVMGRYAGWLALYAGVAGGGDIIILPEMPYDIKKVCQRVLERHGHGRRFSIVVISEGARPKGGKMVVRKVVKDSTDPVRLGGIGNKIANDIERITGLDSRVTNLGHLQRGGSPSPFDRMIATRLGSFACDLVAKGNFGKMVAIKGRDVKAVDLKDAIKTLRRVDPKHPIIKSAISVGTSFGV, translated from the coding sequence ATGCCAAAAGGAATTAAGCCCCGAACCACTCGCTTCGCTCGGGTACGGGGTAAACGTATAGGCGTACTTACAGCTGGGGGTGATTGCCCTGGCTTGAATGCAGCCATACGCGCAGTTGCAAAGACAGCTATCCTGAATTATGGCATGGAGGTCATTGGCATAAAGGATGGCTATCTTGGCCTTATTGAAAATAGATATAGTTTGCTTTCCTATAACGACGTCTCAGGCATACTGACTGAGGGCGGAACATTTCTCGGTTCATCCAATAAAGCAAATCCTTTCAGGCATCGTTCCCCATCTGGAAAATTCAGGGACGTCTCTAATGCTGCTTTAAAGAATGTTAAGTCAATGGGCCTGGACGCGCTGGTGTGTATAGGCGGGGATGGCACATTAAACATTGCATACAGGCTTTACAAAAAAGGGCTTAAGTTAGTCGGGGTGCCAAAGACCATAGATAATGACTTGTCCGCGACTGATGTGACGATTGGTTTTGACTCCGCTGTTATAACAGCTACAGAGGCCATAGATAAACTTCACACAACCGCGCAGTCGCATCACAGGGTAATGGTGATCGAGGTGATGGGTAGATATGCTGGCTGGCTCGCGCTTTACGCAGGCGTGGCAGGTGGCGGCGATATAATAATATTGCCTGAGATGCCTTATGACATTAAGAAGGTGTGCCAGAGGGTGTTGGAAAGACATGGCCATGGAAGAAGATTTAGTATTGTTGTTATCTCAGAGGGCGCACGGCCAAAAGGCGGCAAGATGGTCGTGAGAAAAGTCGTAAAGGATTCCACTGACCCTGTGCGTCTGGGCGGTATCGGCAATAAGATAGCCAATGATATTGAAAGGATTACTGGACTTGATTCAAGGGTGACAAATTTAGGGCATCTTCAGAGAGGCGGGAGCCCTTCGCCGTTTGACAGGATGATCGCGACACGCCTCGGTTCATTTGCGTGTGATTTAGTAGCCAAGGGAAATTTTGGCAAGATGGTCGCTATTAAAGGAAGAGATGTAAAGGCAGTAGACTTAAAAGACGCGATCAAGACACTCAGAAGAGTAGACCCAAAACACCCCATAATAAAATCCGCCATCAGCGTCGGCACCTCATTTGGAGTATAA
- a CDS encoding methyl-accepting chemotaxis protein, translated as MAHLKRKRYIINKRLQIGIFLQWTVLPLMLFFVTLYYFKSSPFVLVFGIMAAVLISWRALILSHRLAGPIYRLEKDLQDIAKGNFSMRINFRKKDELKSIAEGINKILDEMEKRLEKK; from the coding sequence ATGGCGCACCTAAAGAGAAAAAGATACATTATAAATAAGAGATTGCAGATAGGCATTTTTTTACAGTGGACGGTTTTACCTCTTATGTTATTTTTTGTAACACTTTATTATTTCAAATCATCACCTTTTGTTTTGGTGTTTGGGATTATGGCGGCTGTACTGATTTCCTGGCGCGCGCTGATCCTCTCGCACAGGCTGGCAGGACCTATCTATAGACTGGAGAAGGACCTGCAGGATATTGCAAAAGGCAATTTTTCAATGAGGATAAATTTTCGCAAAAAGGATGAATTGAAATCCATTGCTGAGGGTATAAATAAGATCCTTGACGAGATGGAAAAAAGATTGGAGAAAAAATGA
- a CDS encoding thermonuclease family protein produces the protein MKNKKIIGLIVFIVLAFSISRSGIIASDYKKGIHVSHIVDGDTVELSNGEKVRYIGIDTPETREKKGSVWSYNPMPYAEEAKAFNQTLVGGKRVTLEFDVQKRDKYDRLLAYVYIEDKMVNLEMVRQGYAMIYTFPPNVKYVEAFLKAQQEAREDQRGLWKGLEQNIIPASLARESLGTVRMVEADVTSTYLSEKVLILNCRDNFKVAIFRNNLEYFPKEAMRSPDSYFRHKTIKVYGVIKEYKGACEIILHDSSQIEVLQ, from the coding sequence ATGAAAAATAAGAAAATAATAGGTTTAATAGTTTTTATAGTCCTTGCCTTTTCAATATCCAGATCAGGCATTATAGCATCGGACTATAAAAAAGGGATACATGTCTCTCACATAGTCGATGGCGATACTGTTGAACTTTCTAATGGCGAAAAGGTAAGGTATATAGGCATAGATACGCCTGAGACGCGCGAGAAAAAAGGTTCTGTCTGGAGCTATAACCCCATGCCCTATGCTGAGGAGGCAAAGGCATTCAATCAAACACTTGTAGGAGGAAAGAGGGTAACACTGGAGTTTGATGTTCAGAAAAGGGATAAGTATGATCGCCTGCTTGCCTATGTCTACATAGAGGACAAAATGGTAAATCTTGAAATGGTCAGGCAGGGTTATGCGATGATATATACTTTTCCTCCGAACGTAAAATATGTTGAGGCGTTTTTAAAGGCGCAGCAGGAGGCAAGAGAGGATCAGAGAGGGCTATGGAAGGGCCTGGAACAAAATATCATCCCTGCCTCTTTGGCCAGGGAAAGCTTAGGTACAGTGAGGATGGTGGAGGCAGATGTTACCAGCACCTATCTTTCAGAGAAAGTATTGATATTAAACTGCAGGGATAATTTTAAGGTAGCGATATTCAGGAATAACCTGGAGTATTTTCCAAAGGAAGCAATGCGTTCGCCGGATAGCTATTTCAGGCACAAAACTATCAAGGTATATGGCGTGATCAAGGAGTACAAGGGCGCCTGTGAGATAATACTTCACGATTCTTCCCAGATAGAGGTATTGCAATGA
- a CDS encoding pilus assembly PilX N-terminal domain-containing protein, with protein MSDMCKKGFALIVAMTFLSVLFIGGSSYLYMTTNEAKYTERQIDTQKAFFLAEAGVERAIWRVKNNNIISSEVFQLKGGGTAANYLEDQNIAVTITSLGGSLYQVISTVQVGNSTKTLNVIIQKDPPSKVFDYGYFINNWGWFYGRGITSRGDVRSNGRFDFRSRPRVEGDIYAGYEVDDGGQGIRGSGGDPENQHPDSEKLDMPNLEDLSYYENIATSNGGSIEVNGVRLVDGVFGDDDDENGNLVLIGTHSKPIVIDGPVVIRGDVVIKGVVEGQGCIYAGRNVYLADDIQYRRAPSSPRPAANNPNATDNWVRAHKDKDLVGFAARESIIMGDYTGETGGRWYSNYWLFNMGDEDVGEDAIPDTDDAHEDDGVFQSEYEDLDGDGVRDHDYGWTDVETQVPITEFANCPNDVRDFGDIADNALNRLDGVFYTNHAFAGRTGNGVQVNGAIVSRDEAIIYRNTLTINYDERLHSRYATDGSSIIDLNLPSTKKVAVIRWWQ; from the coding sequence ATGTCTGACATGTGTAAGAAAGGTTTTGCTCTAATCGTGGCCATGACTTTTTTAAGCGTCCTTTTTATAGGAGGCAGTTCCTATCTCTATATGACTACTAATGAGGCAAAATATACTGAGAGGCAGATAGATACACAAAAGGCATTCTTTTTAGCAGAGGCAGGCGTAGAAAGGGCGATCTGGAGAGTAAAGAATAATAATATTATAAGTTCAGAGGTATTCCAGTTAAAAGGCGGCGGCACTGCGGCAAATTATCTTGAGGACCAAAACATAGCAGTTACAATAACTAGTTTGGGAGGTAGCCTGTATCAGGTCATTTCTACAGTTCAGGTGGGAAATTCTACAAAGACGCTCAATGTGATCATACAAAAAGACCCTCCTTCAAAGGTCTTTGATTACGGATATTTTATCAATAATTGGGGCTGGTTTTATGGCCGCGGCATTACTTCTCGCGGAGATGTACGTTCAAACGGCAGATTTGATTTTAGATCCAGGCCCAGGGTCGAAGGCGATATATACGCGGGTTATGAGGTCGACGATGGTGGACAGGGTATAAGGGGTTCTGGTGGCGATCCTGAGAATCAACACCCTGATTCAGAAAAGCTTGATATGCCAAATCTCGAGGACCTGTCTTATTATGAAAATATAGCGACCAGCAATGGAGGTTCTATTGAAGTGAACGGCGTGAGGTTGGTAGATGGTGTGTTCGGCGATGATGACGATGAAAACGGAAACCTTGTTTTAATAGGTACGCATTCAAAGCCAATAGTGATCGACGGCCCAGTAGTTATAAGAGGCGATGTTGTAATAAAGGGGGTTGTTGAAGGCCAGGGCTGTATCTATGCTGGCCGCAATGTATACCTGGCAGATGATATTCAATATAGAAGAGCGCCCTCAAGCCCTCGGCCAGCAGCTAATAATCCTAACGCAACAGATAATTGGGTAAGGGCACATAAGGACAAGGATCTTGTGGGGTTTGCAGCCAGAGAGAGCATTATCATGGGCGATTATACAGGCGAGACAGGCGGAAGATGGTATTCGAATTACTGGCTCTTTAATATGGGCGATGAGGATGTAGGTGAAGATGCTATACCAGATACAGATGACGCGCATGAAGATGATGGCGTATTTCAGAGCGAGTACGAGGATCTTGACGGGGACGGCGTAAGGGATCATGATTATGGCTGGACAGATGTTGAGACGCAGGTGCCAATAACAGAGTTTGCGAACTGCCCTAATGATGTAAGAGATTTCGGTGATATCGCGGACAACGCTCTAAATCGCCTAGACGGTGTTTTTTATACAAATCACGCATTTGCTGGAAGGACAGGTAATGGTGTACAGGTAAATGGCGCGATAGTCTCCAGGGACGAGGCCATTATATACCGGAATACCCTTACTATAAATTACGACGAAAGACTGCATTCCAGATACGCGACAGATGGGAGCAGCATAATAGATCTAAATCTACCCAGCACCAAGAAAGTAGCAGTTATCAGATGGTGGCAATGA
- a CDS encoding prepilin-type N-terminal cleavage/methylation domain-containing protein produces MRNRGITLIEVIISIFIVAFMLVGMMRLYSLGGIQSAIARHKVMAMNVAQAEIENLRSASYENILLPNYPLTQTVKIDRGPSAAVADDIDGTMITQILAITEGYKIIITVTWNDYHGAITEVLESTITSYI; encoded by the coding sequence ATGAGAAACAGGGGTATTACTCTAATTGAGGTAATCATTAGCATATTTATCGTTGCCTTTATGCTGGTGGGCATGATGAGGCTCTATTCTCTGGGTGGCATTCAGTCAGCGATCGCGAGACACAAGGTAATGGCGATGAACGTAGCCCAGGCTGAGATAGAAAATCTACGAAGCGCCTCTTATGAAAATATCCTGCTTCCAAATTATCCTTTAACTCAGACAGTTAAGATCGATAGGGGTCCGAGCGCTGCTGTAGCTGATGACATCGACGGCACAATGATCACGCAGATCCTGGCTATTACAGAGGGGTACAAGATCATTATAACTGTTACGTGGAATGATTATCATGGTGCGATTACTGAGGTCCTGGAGTCCACCATTACTTCGTATATATAG